The Lacerta agilis isolate rLacAgi1 chromosome 14, rLacAgi1.pri, whole genome shotgun sequence sequence CCAGCAGATCAATATTCAAACAAGGACCAGGATCTATGCATTCCTAAGATTCCAAACTTCCTAGCCTTTGATGAAACCTTGGCCATTGTTTCAACATTCTCTGCACTTTTATTCTCTCTGATCACAATTCTGGTGCTCGGCATCTTCATTAAACATCACAATACAGCCATAGTCAAAGCGAACAACAGAAGCCTCACCTATGGTCTCCTTATctccctcctcttgtgtttcctctCTTCTTTGTTGTTCATTGGAAAACCTAATAAGGTGACCTGCTGTCTCCGACAAAACGCTTTTGGCATTGCCTTTTCCGTGGCCCTCTCCAGCATCTTAGCCAAAACCATACTggtggttttggcattcatggctaccaaaccaggaaccaatatgaggaaatgggtaggcaaagaactggcttattccattgtcttttcctgctcCATTGTTCAAGTAGGGATCTGTGTCCTctggctggcaacctctcccccattcccagatgtgGACATGCACTCAATGACGGAAGAAATCATATTTCTttgtaatgaagggtcagtccccttgttctattgtgttttgggCTATATGGGCTTCCTGGCCACTGTCAGCTTCACGGTGGCCTTTctagccaggaagttgcctgacagcttcaatgaagccaagttcatcaccttcagcatgctggtcttctgcagtgtttggctctccttcattccaacctacctgagcaccagagggaaatacatggtggctgtggagatcttctccatcttttcTTCTGGTGCTGGGTTACTGGCTTGCATTTttgcccctaaatgctacattattgtggTGAGGCCTGACCTGAACAGCAGAGAGCAGTTAACACAAAGAAAGTTATAAATAAAGAAGAAATTGTGGTTCTGTTAGGTCTGAGGCTACATGGACTGGGTGGCTGGTATAAATGTCCAGGTCCCCATTACAGATATTTGTAGAATTCACTCTTTACCTTTTATATCTCCCAAAGATTTCCCAAAGGCAATGGGTACAGATTTTTCTTCAGGGTctactcccaaagcctttttcAGGAATGAGTAAAGCTGAAAGCAGTGGTGGTTTAAGTTCAAAGTTTcctcctcctagatgggctcccttcctagGTTTAAAACCCACATCTGCCCCTCTTTTCCCTGTACAGCACCTGCAGTAGCGACCTTTTTGAGCATTGGACCCACTTTTgctctcatccactcaatctgccagatccggtctttgcatgcagggaaattTCCTAACTCATTGAGAATTTGAGGCCCAttggctgccctcacctggtttaggcAGCCAGCTGAATCTGTTTCCTGGGTTGTGGCTGCTCTTGCATCTTGACACCTTCTAGGatccacaggtgagaactgagtgcagggtggggatcagaggtagacaaactaccccagaaggagcatgacttgTTCCCCACCATTACTATCCACCCCCTAACACTCTGTCCACCGCAAATTCGTGTTGAAGACAATGCTGTCCCAGAAGGATAAAATATTGTGAAATAATTGAGGGCTCTATATGCTTTATTTCTCTCACACCAGACAGCTGGGGAATAGAAGAAGGagaagtttaaaacaacaatttttccttgttttttaacatagtttttaaagggaaaagtaGCAGACATatgcaacaatatctggagggaaacACATTGGATATTACTAACCCTACTAGGACAAGACTTTTAGTCTTCTGAATTACACTTCTAACCAGATTGAACGAGTTGTGGCAGAGAATATCTCAAGCATACCAAATGACTTCAGAGAATTTAGATGTGTTTTTTCTAAAGACTATTGATGTTATTATCCAGGGTCCCCACATCTTGATAAGGCTTGGATGCTCTCCAGAATTGCTGCCACAATTCATTTAGGGTGATGGAAAACCATGTCTGATTCTTTTATTTGCATGGAATGTAATGAGAATTATTAACATAGCGGAAAGCAGAAATTATGTAGAAGAATGAAACCATCAGATCCAGCATGCAAGGGAGCCAGGTTAATTAAATTATATCAtttgacatttgaataattggcattcATAATTGCATTAATTAGATAAAATTGGCATTGTTAAAATGACGCTGCTATTGGAACAATATtgggaaatcaataaaaatatattttaaaaataataatagtaatattttagTAGTTTCCCTACTACTGATGCGCCATAGAATACAAAAACACTGCACAAGTGATTCTCTCCCCTATCATTATTAAAATTACAATAATCGATCTACCTGACTGAACCTCCAGGTGTCACAGTAGGGAAAAAGAATCAACAAGCAAGCCTGAAATGATTGTAAGCGCCTTAATGCTCCATAGACAACTaggctggcctctgttatttatcAGTTGCCAGTTTCCCTCTTTCATATAATATAACTGCATTTTGCTTGGCATCCAGGGCATTTTGTTGTGACAGTGTTCAAGTTAACAATAAGGTGGATATGTGTCCCTTAAAGTGGCAAATTGACAGAGTCAGCTGCCACCCTATTTGTCTTGTTCAGATCAGGTGGAGGAGAGTAATAATACTGTAGAGAGAAGCAGGGGAGTCCATGCACACAAGGGTATTTGGCATCAGGAtgttgctcctgctgcttctgctgctccccaATATGGTGTCCCAAGTACAAAGTGTTAAATGCACAACTGGTAATCCTGTTCATGTTCCACACGAGTGGCATGAGTCAGGTGACCTGGTCATTGGTGCAATGGCATCTCATATCTATTACATATTGCCCAACTTATCCTTCAATAAACACCCTTCCCAGGTCTTCATTGATACCCCACTGTAAGTAACCagtaattaaaattattttatctATTGCTTATAAGCTGTTTCTGACTGAAAATAACTTTCATTGACTGGGGAAAAATAGCTTTAGAATTTTATGTGGAGAGATTTTATTAGAAATCTCTGTGTGCATAGGCTATGAacattaagatttttaaaaaattcaattttgTAAAGTGATAGCGAAAGAGAgtatgagaaagagaaaagagatgtCATAAAAACGTAAGACAAACCCTTAGCCAGAAGTGTGGTACTCAACTTTATTGACGATACCCAAATTTTCAAGGTGGTTAAAACAAACATGGGTTGCTGAAGATATCGAAGAAAAGTGCAACAGCTTTTTTAAAGACACAGTATTATTTTattgcctaaataaataaataaactatccTGTCTTTGTCCTCTCTTTTTTGGCAGGCAGGTGGATTTCTCATATCTAGATATTGTGCAGTCTTTAATTTCCCCATTAAACATTAACTCAATTCATTTGCAGGGTGATTACAAAGttctaccagcacatccttgCTTTGGTGTTTGCTGTTGATGAGATCAACGAGAATCCCAGGATGCTGCCCAATGTCTCTCTCGGGTTCCACATCTATGATAGCTATTACGATTCAAAAATGACCTACCGAAACACACTGGACCTGCTCTTTAAATCACATCACTTTGTTCCCAACTACAGGTGTGGCATCCAGAAAAACGTAATAGGAGTCATTGGGGGCCTTAGCTCTGATACCTCCTGGTGCATGACAAACGTCTTAGGTCTTTTCAAGATGCCACAGGTAGAATATGGGTTTTGAAAAACAGAGATTTCATGCTTTCCTTACAGTGGGTATCTACTGATTCATAAATATGGAGTGTTAATGTTGACAAAATAAAAGAGCCAAAATAATCATATCCAACAATGTTTGTAACAAGGGCAATTTGTGTTTTATAGATATAATAGGAGATTTCTTTAAAGCTGCCAGGTATGTATATGAGGCACCTAGACTGGTTGATATACATCAATCCTGAAAGCATTGCACTGGCTGCCTGTGAGATACTCAATATATGACATTGACATTGGCTTCATAAGCAAAAATTACTCAGAAGACATTAACTAAAAATGTccctccccttaaaaatcaaGATAGTCCTTTCCCAGAGTATGATTTTAATCACTTTCAGTTGCTAATTGAAAACACTGTTTGCTTGCTGTTGTTCTGTCATCTCTCATCTGTCTTTTGAGAGCgttctatacaggtgaaactcgaaaaattaaaatatcgtgggaaagtacatttatgtaagcaattgtttacattagctactggagtttaatatatgagatagactcatgacatgcaaagcgagatatgtcaagcctttgtttgttataattgtgatgattatggcgtacagcgggtgaaaaccccaaagttgaaattgttaatttgggtttctcatcagctgtacaccataatcatcacaattataacaaataaaggcttgacatatctcgctttgcatgtcatgagtctatctcatatattagtttcaccttctaagttgaattactgagagaaatgaacctttccactatattctcatttttcaagtttcacctgtactggtTTCAGTATTGTGCTATTCTGGTTCATTGTTGgatttcatttttgttcttttaatctTTGCTGGAACTGTTTAGCATGGTCTTTCTGTATCTTTCTGATATTTTATATGATGTGGTTTATTGTGCTCAGAGATCTTCAGGATTTCCCAAGATATCTTCCCAAGAGAGTTTTTAGCAGATGCAGAAGCAACCTCTCTCTACAAACGCTATAAAGGTTACGGAGCAAAGGAGCATGATCAACAATTTCTATTCCTCCACCTCCAAATTGGAGTTCTGTTCAATCATCCACTTAGTATATTAATATGAACCTTGATAAATGTTTCTCTCTACTTAGAGACAATCAATATGTACAAGTATGAAGCTGTGATGATGTCATAATAACAACAGTAAATATGTACAGAAACCACTGAGCAAACGTATCTCTGTTTTTCTTTGTAAGTTGGGGTGGGTGCTGTCCCTAAACTTGGTAAACTTTGGATATAGATTCaatatatattcaatatatatGTATGGGGTATGTGtgtttatatttaaataaattggaATATCATGAGTTCTTGTTTCCACTTGGAAAAATTTGGCTTTTGCTTTTTCCAGATTTCATATGGTTTATTTGAACCCGCCATAAATGATGGAACCAAGTTCCCTTCCTTTTACCGCATGGTCCCCAATGAAGACCTTCAGTATCACGGAATTATCCAGTTACTTCTGCATTTTGAATGGAAATGGGTTGGGCTCTTGACTCCAGCTAACGAAGCTGGGGAACGGTTCTTACAGACAATTGAACAAATGTTTTTcaagaatggaatctgttcagcaTTTACAGAAAGAGTTAAACCCAATATAAATTATAAAAGTAACATACTAGAAATGATAGACACAAGGATTTTGTTACCAACTTTCACAACCAgcaaagccaatgcagttcttgTATACGGAGAAAGTAGATTTATTATATGGTTGTCATCTGTTTTAAAGGTAATGAAGTTAACTCAGCTACTATTTCTTCATAAGAAGTCTCGAGAAGGAAAAGTATGGATTACAACTACCCAAATTGATTTCCTATTACATAGCCTTCAAAAAAGTATTGATGTTGATATACAAATGCTCCATGGTGCTATCTCTTTTGCAATTCACTTCAAGGAGATTCACaactttaaagattttattcagAGTATACGTCCTCATTGGACAGAGACAGATGGTTTTATCAAAGATTTCTGGGAAGATGCATTCAGTTGTTCACTTCCAAATACCACTAGCTCAACTACCCTGTGTACTGGAgaagaaatgctggagagccttcctgcaccattttttgaaatgagcatgactggccacagctacagtatctataatgctgtctatgctttGGCACATGCTTTAAATAGAAAGCAGCTGACTGGAGAAATCAGCAAAAGAAGAAAGGCTATGGGAAGAATCTCTCCTCAATATGTAGATCCTTGGCAGGTATTGTTCCATCTTACAAATCATTCACTGCATTGATACATTACGTGAGTTGGCATTTAATCATcagtaaagaaataaaagaataaaacttaagaaattaaaaataaaccttAAGTAAATTTATTATATGAAAGATGGGAATTAGAGTATTTCCTATAATGATAATAAACAGACTTTAGATGACACAGACTTTCAGAAGCAACAGACTACCAACAACTACAGGTAACTGAAGCTTTGCCAACCATCTCCTTCACACTGCAAAACCCTCCGTTTTCTCCCCATATCCCTCCCcaattctctctgtctctcttaccTGTCCAGTTACCCAGTGGTGTAAGATTGGGGCCCTGGGGCCCATGGCCCTGGAAGCATAATTCTGAGGGAGCACAACCAGGACCCCAACCCCAGGCACTGGCTTTTGCAGGGATCCTCATATCCCGGAGAAAATAGAAGAGCAGCCCATCAGGGAGCTGCCACTAACTGGGCACATCCTGGAAGGCCCTTCCCTGACTCCTCATCTTTCCCTGTATGCCCACCACCAGGGGTTTCTGGGCACTGAAGTCTTACTGGTAGGTCCCCAGAAGAGGCTAGCAACTGTGTGATCACTGACTCTAGACCCTGCTtttctcccttcttctcttctaccTCTGAGTCTGGATTGCagtctgccacagcctcttcctactCCCTTAACAATGTTGTCTCTTCTGTTTCTGATACCTGCTCCTTCCAGTCTGCTCCCAATTCTGCCAATGACCACTCGTTGTCATCCaaccaccaaccccctggctctgaaCCTTGAGGGTTGCCCAGTCCTACCTCTCCTCTATATCCAGCTATGGTATACCAACAATGCTTAAGTCCACTCTATAAACTATGGAAAGGTCCAGTCAGACGTTCTCATATGGCGTTCCTATTTTTTTGAGAACATGAACTCCCATCTCTTCTCTTACTTGACTTCTcaaattccttccctttcttgAATCTTGACAAAGGCTGATCCCAAGATCTATAGGCTTAACTGTCCTTAAAATATCTTTATAGAAGCCTCTTGACTGTTGAATTGAGACTTGAACTGAATTGATTCATGATTTCCCAATCCTCCTGTATGTGCAACTGAAATATGGATGCTCCCCATTGTGAACTGAAACGGTTAACTCCTCGAGGGAAAGGATTTGATTCCATCAATGGATGCTATCCAACAATCTTAATCAGACTATTAGAATGCTTTATAAACTTTTTGATTCTCTTTCCTCTTAGCTCCACTCATTCCTGCAGAGaatctcattcaacaacagtgctggggatgAAATTACGCTAAATGAATATGGAGAGTTAGCAGGTGGCCTTGATATTACCAACTTGGTCACTTTCCCAAATAGATCATACATCAGGGTCAAAGTGGGAAGATTGGATCCTCAGGCCCCTTCTGGCAAAGAGCTCACCATTAATGAAGACAGAATCAAATGGCACAGAGGCTTCACTCAGGTATGGGAATAATGGCACAGGCCCTAAAATGCCATAATTTGTGGCTATCCACAAAATGGGATGGAACAAAAGAACGTAACACATTATTAACTTTGATATTCACTATTGAAATATTGACTTAAAATAAGAAGATTTCAATCCGCATGAATACTACTTTGATGGAGAGGTCCTCTATTGGTAAGGGTGAGTTTTCCTCTATGTTTGCACCTTCAGCTTCTGAGGCCCGGCCTGCTCGACTGTATGCATGATAAGATACTGCATGTGAGACTGAAATTTATTTTATGCCTATAAGCCATCTAGGAGAAAACACTGTCCTATAAGAAATACTGTAAGATCTATCAGTACATAAAAAGGAGCCACAATACCAAAACATCAACAGGCACAGAAGACATCTCACACTAAGAAGGAACAACAGCTACCAGAGAGTCCAGCATTGGCCAACATTCTTGTTTGTGGATTCCCTGCAGCAAATCTTCAATTAGTGGCATTAGATTGAAGACTAAGCTAGCTATATCATTGTTTGGGATGAGGAGGAACATTGTAATATTCTTGAGTTTATATGATGCTAATTTCAGGGTGCATACATCTAGGAGCAGTTGTAGCTGGTGAATAGTTCTAAGGTGGAAGTAAGCCCTCCTAGCCACAGAAGCAACTTAAGACTCTAGTGGTGAGTTAGACTCAAGGAGTCCTCCCAGGCTTAAGAACTTCTCCCTGAACAGGTCAGGAGTAGGAAGCACATACCCAAAGCATTTCCCTCTTATCAGGATTCAGATCCCATCCAATCCATCACTCTCTCCAGACACCTGTCCAGTACCTTCACCACCTCCTGTCATTTAAAAATGGAATGGAGGGATAGAGCTGCAGATCATCAGCATACAGATGACACTGTGTTCTGGATCCGAGGATATGATTCTGAAGAGTTTCATACAGATAATAAATGGCAACAAAACACAGAATGGGTCCTATTGGGACACCCTAGCCCAAAAACCATGGTGTTGTTTCCTAGTACTAGTTTCTCATAGTGACCCTTGCAGGTACGAACACAACCACTGTAACAGGGTACCTTTAATTCCCAACTCCTTAAGTCACAACAAAGAACATATGTGAAATCCTTGAAGAAAATGCAGTTAGGTTGAGAGGTGAAATTAGACTGAATTCTGTCACAGCTGTAAGGGTGAATGGTCTACGTATGAATATTCCAGTTTTCTTGAGTTTGTATAATGCTTAGAGGAACAGCTCTTTACCACACCGAATGTTACACCTGTGCACATATGGATCATATATTTCTCATTGTTAGTCCTTGTATTTACTGTAAAATATGCTGATATTAGATACTAGATAAATCCCCCAAAATGTTTATCTCTTCCTACCTCTTTGGATAGGTGCCACCCCCTTCTTTATGTAATGACATCTGCCATTCTGGAtacgggaagaaaaagaaggaggggaagaagttttgctgctatgattgtgatccatgtccagaaggaatgGTCTCAAATGAGAAAGGTGGACAGTGTCATCTTAAGACAATACCaaacaatgcattttatttttgtaagctcTGGGCTCACTGGCAATTCCATGGTTATTAAACCGCTGAATGAGGGAAGGTTTAAATTAAATTGATGCGTTGATCTCATTTTTTATAGATAACTTCGAAGTAACCTTATATTTCAAATGGCttgaagaaaaatatttaaattgtaGGCAATATATTTCACCTCCAACGTCTGCAAAATCAAGGGTGAATAGAAGTGGTGGTTTCTGCTCCAAGACTTAGGTTGTTTTATGGGAGGGTGAAAATGACATCTACCTCATCTTTCTGGGCTTCAAAGATCTTAGCTGTAATGTATTTCTCATGTTCTGCACAGTATATGTAGttttaagaaaaaggaaggagggcAATAAAAACAGATGTCCTCGGTGTAAAAATTCCAGATTTCATACATGAGTTTTATTGTTGATGCATCAAGTGGGAAGACATTTGGGCtggaagttaataataataataataataataataataataataataataataataatatttgtaccccacccatctggccgggtccccccaaccactctgggcggcttccaacaaatattaaaatacattaaaatatcacagattaaaaacttccctaaacagggctgccttcaggtattttctgaatgccaagtagttgcttatctctttgacctctgctgggagggcgttccacaggacgggcgccactactgagaaggccctctgcctggttccctgtagttttgcatctcgcagtgagggaactgccagaaggccctcggcgctggatctcagtgtccggactgaacgatgggggtggagacgctccttcaggtatacaggaccaaggccatttagggctttaaaggtcagcaccaacactttgaattgtgctcggaaacgtactgggagccaatgtagatctctcaggaccggtgttatgtggtcccggcggccactcccagtcaccagtctagctgccgcattctggattaattgcagtttccgggtcaccttcaaaggtagccccacatagagctcattgaagtagtccaagcaggagataaccagagcatgcaccattccggcgagacagtccgcggcaggtagggtctcagcctgcgtaccagatggagctgctagactgccgccctggacacagaattaacctgtgcctccatggagagctgtgagtccaaaatgactcccaggctgcgcaccgggtccttcaggggcacagttaccccattcaggaccagggagtcctccacacctgcccacctcctgtccccgaAAAACagaacttctgtcttgtcaggattcaacctcaatatgttagctgccatccatcctccaaccgcctccaggtactcacacaggaccttcatcgccttcactggttctgatttgaaagagagctgggtgtcatctgcatactgatgaacacccagcccaggTAGAAAACAATatgctagatggactaatgatgAGAAAAATTGTAAGGTGAGTTAAGGTTGTTTCAAATTGTcacacattgtttgtttgttttcaggcaTGGAAACCTGTGTCAGTTGCCCAGCAGATCAGTATCCAAACAAGGGCCAGGATCTATGCATTCCTAAGATTCCCAACTTCCTAGCCTTTGATGAAACCTTGGCCATTGTTTCTACTTTCTCTGCACTTTTATTCTCTCTGATCACAATTCTGGTGCTCGGCATCTTCATTAAGCATCGCAATAcagccatagtcaaagccaacaaccgaagCCTCACCTATGGTCTCCTTATctccctcctcttgtgtttcctctCTTCTTTGTTGTTCATTGGAAAACCTAATAAGGTGacttgccttctccgacaaaACGCTTTTGGCATTATCTTTTCTGtggccctctccagcattttagcCAAAACCATACTggtggttttggcattcatggctaccaaACCGGGAACCAATATGAGGAAATGGGTAGGCAAAGAACTGGCTTattccattgtcctttcctgctccaTTGTTCAAGTAGGAATCTGTGTCCTctggctggcaacctctcccccattcccagatgtgGACATGCACTCAATGACGGAAGAAATCATATTTCTttgtaatgaagggtcagtccccttgttctattgtgttttgggctatatgggcttcctggccactgtcagcttcactgtggccttcctagccaggaagttgcctgacactttcaacgaagccaagttcatcaccttcagcatgctggtcttctgcagtgtttggctctccttcattcccacctacctgagcaccagagggaaatatatggtggctgtggagatcttctccatctttgcTTCTGGTGCTGGGTTACTGGCTTGCATTTttgcccctaaatgctacatcattgtggTGAGGCCTGAACTGAACAACAAAGAGCAGCTAACACAAAGAAAGTTATAAATGACAGAAGAATTTATGGTTCTGTTGGGTCTGGGGCTACATGGACTTGCTGGCTGGTATCAATTTCCGAGTCACTACTCTGGATATTTTTAGAGTTTGCTTCTTAACTTTTTTGTCTGCCAATGGTGTACATATATGAGTGTTTGATTATTAATAAAAAGTCTCTTATCAATTATTTCTTGTAATCTTCAAATTTGTGTTGAAGACAACACAGGGTACCAGAAGCATAATATATTGTGAAAGAATTGAGGGCTCTACATTCTTTATTTCCCTCACACCAGACAGCTAGGGAATAGAAGAAGGAGAAGTTTAAAACAgccattttttccttgttttttaaaatagtttttaaaacgaAAATAGCAGACATATTTAACAATATGTGGAGGGAAACACATAGGATATTACTAACCCTAACAGGACAAGGCTTTTAGTCTTCTGAATTACACTTCTAACCAGATTAAAAGAGTTGTGGCAGAGAATATCTCAAGCATACCAAATGGCTTCAGAGAATACAGACGTGTTGTTTCTAAAGTCTATTGATGTGTATTATCCAGGGTCCCCACATCTTGATAAGGCTTGGATG is a genomic window containing:
- the LOC117057338 gene encoding vomeronasal type-2 receptor 26-like; the encoded protein is MASHIYYMVPKLSFRKLPSQDSIDTPLVLTKFYQHILALVFAVEEINENPRMLPNVSLGFHIYDSYFDSKMTYRNTLDLLFKSHHFVPNYRCGIQKNVIGVIGGLSSDTSWCMANVLGLFKMPQISYGLFEPAINDGTKFPSFYRMVPNEDLQYRGIIQLLLHFRWKWLLSFLQRISFNNSAGEEITLNEFGELAGGLDITNLVTFPNRSYIRVKVGRLDPQAPHGQELTINEEGIKWHRRFTQVPPPSLCNDICHSGYGKKKKEGKKFCCYDCDPCPEGMISNEKEMETCVSCPADQYSNKDQDLCIPKIPNFLAFDETLAIVSTFSALLFSLITILVLGIFIKHHNTAIVKANNRSLTYGLLISLLLCFLSSLLFIGKPNKVTCCLRQNAFGIAFSVALSSILAKTILVVLAFMATKPGTNMRKWVGKELAYSIVFSCSIVQVGICVLWLATSPPFPDVDMHSMTEEIIFLCNEGSVPLFYCVLGYMGFLATVSFTVAFLARKLPDSFNEAKFITFSMLVFCSVWLSFIPTYLSTRGKYMVAVEIFSIFSSGAGLLACIFAPKCYIIVVRPDLNSREQLTQRKL
- the LOC117057339 gene encoding vomeronasal type-2 receptor 26-like codes for the protein MVSQVQSVKCTTGNPVHVPHEWHESGDLVIGAMASHIYYILPNLSFNKHPSQVFIDTPLVITKFYQHILALVFAVDEINENPRMLPNVSLGFHIYDSYYDSKMTYRNTLDLLFKSHHFVPNYRCGIQKNVIGVIGGLSSDTSWCMTNVLGLFKMPQISYGLFEPAINDGTKFPSFYRMVPNEDLQYHGIIQLLLHFEWKWLHSFLQRISFNNSAGDEITLNEYGELAGGLDITNLVTFPNRSYIRVKVGRLDPQAPSGKELTINEDRIKWHRGFTQVPPPSLCNDICHSGYGKKKKEGKKFCCYDCDPCPEGMVSNEKGMETCVSCPADQYPNKGQDLCIPKIPNFLAFDETLAIVSTFSALLFSLITILVLGIFIKHRNTAIVKANNRSLTYGLLISLLLCFLSSLLFIGKPNKVTCLLRQNAFGIIFSVALSSILAKTILVVLAFMATKPGTNMRKWVGKELAYSIVLSCSIVQVGICVLWLATSPPFPDVDMHSMTEEIIFLCNEGSVPLFYCVLGYMGFLATVSFTVAFLARKLPDTFNEAKFITFSMLVFCSVWLSFIPTYLSTRGKYMVAVEIFSIFASGAGLLACIFAPKCYIIVVRPELNNKEQLTQRKL